A DNA window from Natronosalvus rutilus contains the following coding sequences:
- a CDS encoding SDR family NAD(P)-dependent oxidoreductase — MGIDLTDRTAVVTGGAAGIGRGIAIELAREGADIVVADLDDEPTLPEEKERGTTVEVVEEMGHEAEFVKTDVTDENQVSSLMDVAAEEFAGIDILVNNAGIAGRGKASETTLEFWNKVLAVNLTGPFLCAKHAIPYLVESDQGRIINISSQGSKRASGTNTAYCISKAGISHLTRSLAAELGSEGVNVNGIMPGPVRTEMMADVLDDPEQRQTYLDQMCVDYYGVPEDIGRVAVFLASEDSRYVTGHEVAAEGGWLVN, encoded by the coding sequence ATGGGAATCGACCTTACGGACAGGACAGCCGTCGTTACCGGCGGCGCTGCAGGTATCGGTCGCGGAATCGCTATCGAACTCGCCCGCGAAGGAGCAGACATCGTCGTCGCCGATCTCGATGACGAACCAACGCTGCCCGAGGAGAAAGAACGAGGGACGACGGTTGAAGTGGTTGAAGAGATGGGACACGAGGCTGAGTTCGTCAAGACGGACGTAACCGACGAAAATCAGGTTTCATCGTTGATGGACGTGGCGGCAGAGGAGTTCGCCGGTATTGACATCCTCGTGAACAACGCCGGTATCGCCGGGCGGGGAAAAGCGAGCGAAACCACGCTTGAGTTCTGGAACAAGGTGCTCGCTGTCAATCTCACGGGGCCATTTCTATGTGCGAAACACGCGATTCCATACCTCGTCGAATCAGACCAAGGTCGAATCATCAACATCTCCTCGCAGGGATCGAAACGCGCCAGCGGGACGAACACCGCCTACTGCATATCGAAAGCCGGAATCTCACACTTGACACGTTCTCTCGCCGCCGAACTCGGCAGCGAGGGCGTCAACGTGAATGGAATCATGCCGGGCCCCGTCCGAACCGAGATGATGGCCGATGTGCTGGACGATCCTGAACAGCGGCAGACGTACCTCGATCAGATGTGTGTCGATTATTACGGCGTTCCGGAAGATATCGGTCGTGTCGCCGTATTCCTGGCGAGCGAGGATTCACGCTACGTCACCGGCCACGAAGTGGCAGCCGAGGGCGGCTGGCTGGTCAACTGA
- a CDS encoding fumarylacetoacetate hydrolase family protein has product MKYLARTMDAQPLLGDESGFVPLGAVHPDTETVRDALSYAAAGTLGDPADALAEPVDRADLTFGPPLAEFGKIWGIGLNYAEHAGDLGEQRPDEPASFMKPNTALTGPGGPIRLPPQDRTDRVTAEAELGVLVGRECHGIDENEVSEVVAGYLPIIDMTAEDILQRNPRFLTRAKSFDTFLVPGPLIMVPGDGFDLADLTVRTEVNGAIAAENKVANMLFPPAELISFHSGVMTLRPGDLFSTGTPGAAPIEPGDKVRSYVESVGAVEASVTR; this is encoded by the coding sequence ATGAAATACCTCGCACGAACGATGGATGCTCAGCCGCTACTCGGGGACGAGTCGGGGTTCGTCCCACTGGGCGCCGTCCACCCGGACACGGAAACAGTCCGCGACGCGCTTTCGTACGCAGCGGCTGGGACGCTCGGCGACCCTGCCGACGCGCTCGCCGAGCCCGTGGACCGCGCGGATTTGACGTTCGGCCCGCCACTAGCCGAGTTCGGGAAGATATGGGGTATCGGTCTCAACTACGCCGAACACGCAGGCGACCTCGGCGAGCAGCGCCCCGACGAGCCCGCGAGCTTCATGAAGCCAAACACCGCCCTCACGGGTCCGGGCGGGCCGATCCGACTGCCTCCGCAAGATCGAACGGACCGAGTGACCGCTGAGGCCGAACTCGGCGTGCTCGTGGGCCGAGAGTGCCACGGCATAGACGAAAACGAGGTCAGCGAGGTCGTCGCGGGCTATCTCCCGATCATCGATATGACTGCCGAGGATATTCTCCAGCGCAACCCCCGCTTTCTGACGCGCGCCAAGAGCTTCGATACGTTCCTCGTCCCCGGACCGCTTATCATGGTCCCCGGGGATGGGTTCGACCTCGCCGACTTGACCGTCCGGACGGAAGTAAACGGCGCGATTGCAGCCGAGAATAAAGTTGCGAACATGCTGTTCCCACCGGCGGAACTCATATCGTTCCATTCGGGCGTGATGACGCTGCGGCCAGGCGACCTGTTCTCGACCGGGACGCCTGGCGCAGCACCGATCGAACCCGGTGATAAGGTACGATCCTACGTGGAATCCGTCGGGGCGGTCGAGGCGTCAGTGACGCGCTAA
- a CDS encoding dihydroorotase: MMTVDTVIAGGTVVTADDMFEASVAIDGEEIVAIGSRESLPNADEEIDATGKYVMPGLMDAQTHVHDRSSIDTHETAGMAAAAGGITTYMDFSWMYVDHQPYNPPQSLMEGIRAKQEKADGKAVVDYALHGGITDDQEGVLDELEEAHEAGVTSFKMFTGGTFPVGYGLINLVMERLGELGGVGVFHTEEADVCDRLLERLKDEGKGEPKYFAESRPDYAEAMAADTVLRSAQAHGAKYFGIHTTSRAAAEVIERYRDDGSLVRGETCTHYLIYDKSEFDRRGNLVKIAPPLREADDVEAMYEHLEDGTLDLISTDHCSYPREKKEEVENFWESTSGANQLQTSVPVFFDEAVNNRGYSPSFVVEKMSTAIADTYGMPNKGTLDPGTDADIVIFDPEATYEVNPADNFSKADFSIYEGREITGRVDQTFVRGELVYDDGDILVNAGYGDFVAREIPNWSDKTEE; the protein is encoded by the coding sequence ATGATGACTGTGGACACAGTTATCGCCGGCGGGACAGTCGTAACTGCCGACGATATGTTTGAGGCCAGTGTTGCAATTGATGGAGAAGAAATTGTCGCGATAGGGTCGCGTGAGTCACTTCCTAATGCCGACGAGGAAATCGACGCGACCGGGAAATACGTCATGCCTGGGTTGATGGACGCACAGACTCACGTCCACGACCGCTCGTCGATCGACACACACGAGACGGCAGGGATGGCTGCGGCGGCTGGTGGAATCACCACGTACATGGACTTCTCGTGGATGTACGTTGACCACCAGCCCTATAATCCACCCCAGTCGCTTATGGAGGGGATTCGCGCGAAGCAAGAGAAAGCCGATGGAAAAGCCGTCGTTGATTATGCGCTCCACGGCGGCATCACTGACGACCAGGAGGGCGTACTGGACGAACTGGAGGAGGCACATGAGGCGGGGGTCACGTCATTCAAGATGTTTACCGGAGGTACATTTCCTGTCGGCTACGGCCTCATCAACCTCGTCATGGAGCGCCTTGGCGAACTTGGGGGTGTCGGCGTTTTCCACACCGAGGAAGCCGACGTATGCGATCGACTTCTCGAACGATTGAAAGATGAAGGGAAGGGCGAACCAAAATACTTCGCTGAATCTCGTCCAGACTACGCAGAAGCGATGGCTGCCGACACGGTACTCCGCTCCGCTCAAGCTCATGGAGCCAAGTACTTTGGTATCCACACCACCTCTCGCGCCGCCGCTGAGGTGATCGAACGCTACCGCGACGACGGGTCATTGGTTCGGGGTGAGACGTGCACACATTACCTCATCTACGACAAATCTGAGTTTGACCGACGCGGCAACCTCGTTAAGATAGCGCCACCGCTACGCGAGGCTGATGACGTCGAAGCGATGTACGAACATCTTGAAGACGGAACCCTGGACCTCATCTCGACGGACCATTGTTCATACCCGCGGGAGAAGAAGGAGGAAGTTGAGAACTTCTGGGAGTCCACCTCTGGTGCGAACCAGCTTCAGACCTCGGTCCCGGTGTTCTTCGACGAGGCGGTCAACAACCGCGGCTACTCCCCATCGTTCGTTGTCGAGAAGATGAGCACGGCTATCGCTGACACCTACGGGATGCCGAACAAGGGGACGCTCGACCCCGGAACCGACGCCGACATCGTCATCTTCGACCCCGAGGCGACCTACGAGGTTAACCCTGCGGACAACTTCTCGAAAGCCGACTTCAGCATCTACGAGGGCCGCGAGATTACGGGACGGGTCGACCAGACGTTTGTCCGCGGCGAGCTCGTCTACGATGACGGCGATATCCTGGTCAACGCTGGGTATGGCGACTTCGTCGCGCGCGAAATACCGAACTGGTCGGACAAGACCGAAGAGTAA
- a CDS encoding Rid family detoxifying hydrolase → MDLEQIQTDEAYESSAPLSQAIQHGNTVYVSGNVPVDPETEELVEGGVGPQTRQVLENVEAILEEAGTSMDNVIRAGVFMTDMDSFSEMNEVYTEFMSEPYPARTAVKAEMANPDILVEIDVIAAVE, encoded by the coding sequence ATGGATCTAGAGCAAATCCAAACTGACGAAGCGTACGAGAGCAGTGCACCCCTTTCTCAGGCGATTCAACACGGCAACACTGTCTACGTCTCTGGTAACGTCCCGGTCGACCCCGAGACAGAGGAGCTCGTCGAAGGTGGCGTCGGGCCACAGACCCGACAGGTTCTGGAGAACGTCGAGGCGATTCTCGAAGAAGCCGGCACGTCCATGGATAATGTCATTCGAGCTGGTGTGTTCATGACTGACATGGACTCGTTCAGCGAGATGAACGAAGTGTATACAGAGTTCATGAGCGAACCGTACCCAGCACGGACCGCCGTCAAAGCTGAGATGGCCAATCCCGATATACTGGTCGAGATCGACGTCATCGCCGCCGTCGAGTAG